In one Gracilinanus agilis isolate LMUSP501 chromosome 6, AgileGrace, whole genome shotgun sequence genomic region, the following are encoded:
- the FGL1 gene encoding fibrinogen-like protein 1: MVKWFRVILAVTLMMDWRGWALESCLQEQQRLKDQLRVLEARVKQQQTKIEQLLREHELQLLDRGEEKSFRHVGGKRRYADCSEIFNDGHKLSGFYKIKPVQSPVEFSAYCDMTDGGGWTVVQRRVDGSENFDRNWNDYEKGFGNFVQKNGEYWLGNKNLHFLTTQRDYTLKIELADFEGEHRFAQYESFRVGDEQSAYELSFREYSGTAGDSLSGSFHPEVQWWASHLRMKFSTRDRDNDNYSGNCAQDDKAGWWYNRCHSANLNGLYYRGAYTGDTDNGIVWYTWHGWWYSLKSVVMKIRPRDFVPNVI, from the exons ATGGTGAAGTGGTTCCGTGTGATCCTTGCAGTGACCTTGATGATGGACTGGAGAGGCTGG GCTCTCGAGAGCTGTCTCCAGGAGCAGCAGAGGCTCAAGGACCAGCTGAGAGTCCTGGAGGCGCGGGTCAAGCAGCAACAGACCAAGATCGAGCAGCTCCTTCGGGAACACGAGCTCCAGCTGCTGGacaggggagaagaaaagagcttCCGCCATGTGGGAGGAAAGAGGCGATATGCAG ACTGTTCAGAGATATTCAATGATGGACACAAGCTCAGTGGTTTCTACAAAATCAAGCCCGTGCAAAGCCCGGTCGAGTTCTCCGCTTACTGCGACATGACAGATGGAGGAGGCTGGACAGTGGTTCAAAGGCGTGTGGATGGCTCAGAGAATTTTGACAG GAACTGGAACGACTATGAGAAAGGTTTTGGAAATTTCGTCCAAAAAAATGGCGAATACTGGCTTGGGAATAAAAACCTCCACTTCCTGACCACCCAAC GAGACTACACCCTGAAGATCGAGCTGGCCGACTTCGAAGGAGAACACCGCTTCGCACAATATGAAAGCTTCCGAGTCGGCGATGAACAG AGCGCCTACGAGCTGAGCTTCAGGGAATACTCGGGCACTGCGGGAGACTCGCTGTCCGGGAGCTTCCATCCTGAGGTCCAGTGGTGGGCCAGTCACCTGCGGATGAAGTTCAGCACCAGAGACCGAGATAACGACAACTACTCGGGCAACTGTGCCCAGGACGACAAAGCAGGCTGGTGGTACAACAG GTGCCACTCAGCAAACCTCAATGGTCTGTACTACAGAGGGGCCTACACTGGCGACACGGACAACGGCATTGTTTGGTACACTTGGCACGGCTGGTGGTATTCCCTGAAATCTGTCGTTATGAAGATCAGGCCCCGTGATTTTGTGCCCAACGTCATCTAA